A single genomic interval of Bacteroidota bacterium harbors:
- a CDS encoding SprB repeat-containing protein, with protein MNKCIVSTTAIVSNSNGPTVSSTILSEIQCYDDTSGSILVTATGGTLPYSYNWFPSVSTTDTANNLWSGTYMVIVKDSNNCYGITKISLYQPAPLQINIYSTNASTDSTADGNAGSIILGGTLPYSYLWIPSGDSTPTALNLYAGIDTLIVTDANGCIDSSFFEIATTGCPNFHCDPYIDFSTIQTCSGGNISQVSPVIKDLHADFGANGDPESDRCALKKP; from the coding sequence TTGAACAAGTGCATAGTAAGTACTACCGCCATCGTTTCAAATTCAAATGGACCAACAGTTAGTTCAACAATCCTTTCAGAAATTCAATGCTACGATGATACCAGTGGCTCCATTCTTGTCACTGCTACAGGAGGAACGTTGCCATATTCCTACAATTGGTTTCCATCTGTCTCCACAACTGACACAGCGAATAATCTTTGGTCGGGAACTTATATGGTAATAGTCAAGGATTCTAACAATTGCTACGGGATTACCAAGATTTCACTGTATCAACCTGCTCCATTACAAATAAATATTTATTCAACGAATGCCTCTACCGATAGCACCGCCGATGGAAATGCAGGAAGTATTATTCTTGGGGGTACTCTTCCATATTCATACCTATGGATACCTTCCGGTGATTCAACACCCACTGCTTTGAACCTGTATGCCGGAATTGATACTCTTATTGTGACCGATGCAAATGGTTGCATTGATTCATCGTTTTTTGAAATTGCTACTACCGGATGCCCGAATTTTCACTGTGATCCATATATCGATTTTTCAACAATTCAAACATGTAGTGGTGGGAACATCAGCCAGGTATCTCCGGTCATTAAAGATTTACATGCGGATTTTGGTGCCAATGGTGATCCTGAATCCGACCGATGTGCTTTGAAGAAGCCATGA
- a CDS encoding SprB repeat-containing protein: MEQTEDFQNLKPDPYKQFTGMVPEQFSSKARSRQKGNYVELTTPITVTDSLNLFKYYLHSDSINLLTLSDNIKVIGGSDSSYIMGFVSKIGNDSFLFPLGSPELTHPYHPLGISAPSSTTDAFLSVLIPAQQNYGNEMDSTIENISACDYWKLYRTNGSSAVKVNLSWNYDDCILTKPTEMRVAGWNGTRWKDLGNSHSSGDSIIGNVTSLNTLTQFGAFALSNNVCVTFETYPSTKNVSCYNYKNGYAKVIAQGGTPPYYYSWSDSLGFYMKFPTWLPTRL, encoded by the coding sequence TTGGAGCAAACGGAGGATTTTCAAAATTTAAAGCCGGATCCATACAAACAATTCACAGGAATGGTTCCGGAACAATTCAGTTCAAAAGCTCGAAGTAGACAAAAAGGAAACTATGTTGAATTGACAACTCCAATCACAGTTACCGATTCCTTAAATTTATTCAAATACTATCTGCATTCCGATTCGATCAATTTACTTACACTAAGCGACAATATAAAAGTAATCGGCGGAAGTGATTCCAGTTACATTATGGGCTTTGTCTCCAAGATCGGTAACGACTCATTTTTATTCCCACTCGGATCACCAGAATTAACCCATCCCTATCATCCATTGGGAATTTCCGCACCTTCAAGTACAACGGATGCTTTCCTGTCGGTTCTCATTCCTGCTCAACAGAATTACGGAAATGAAATGGATTCTACTATTGAGAACATAAGTGCTTGTGATTATTGGAAATTGTACCGTACAAATGGTTCTTCAGCTGTAAAAGTTAATCTAAGTTGGAATTATGATGATTGTATTCTAACCAAACCTACTGAAATGCGTGTAGCCGGTTGGAATGGCACGCGGTGGAAGGATCTTGGCAATTCTCATTCTTCAGGAGATAGTATCATCGGTAATGTAACTTCTTTAAATACACTAACTCAATTCGGTGCATTCGCATTATCAAATAATGTTTGTGTGACATTTGAAACCTATCCTTCCACAAAAAATGTATCTTGTTATAACTATAAGAATGGTTATGCAAAGGTAATCGCACAAGGCGGCACACCACCATATTATTATTCCTGGTCTGATAGTCTGGGTTTTTATATGAAATTTCCAACCTGGCTCCCGACACGTTTATAG
- a CDS encoding T9SS type A sorting domain-containing protein yields the protein MPPSTPGILLIYPNPVRVSGTISFQNVTGPFSMRIFERTGRLVYKKDDIPDPSAEIPLNGIREGVYYVEVLDADQNKMIGRLIMLQ from the coding sequence GTGCCTCCTTCAACTCCGGGTATTCTTTTGATTTATCCGAATCCTGTGAGAGTATCAGGCACGATAAGCTTCCAGAATGTTACGGGCCCATTCTCTATGAGAATTTTTGAAAGAACAGGTCGTCTTGTTTATAAAAAAGATGATATTCCGGATCCATCCGCTGAAATCCCGCTCAATGGAATTCGTGAAGGAGTTTACTATGTGGAAGTTCTTGATGCTGATCAAAACAAAATGATCGGCAGGTTGATTATGCTGCAATAA
- a CDS encoding PKD domain-containing protein, with protein MCCTGYSDLQCGIFFSVASGNTDSLHFIAPVNSPGSHFSWTFGDGGNSTEANPWHFYQLNGIYTVCLTVYDSTVDGACSATWCDTIPVAFVSDDCDARYIHYSISNPNNVYFFPSSHNNPGTRYT; from the coding sequence ATATGTTGTACCGGTTATTCCGACCTGCAATGCGGAATTTTCTTTTCGGTTGCATCAGGAAACACGGATAGTCTGCACTTCATCGCACCGGTGAATTCTCCGGGATCACACTTCTCATGGACGTTTGGAGATGGAGGTAATTCTACCGAAGCAAATCCATGGCATTTCTACCAGTTGAATGGAATCTATACGGTTTGCCTGACTGTCTATGATTCTACAGTGGATGGCGCTTGTTCAGCTACATGGTGTGATACAATTCCGGTAGCTTTTGTGAGTGATGATTGTGATGCGCGATATATCCATTATTCCATCAGCAATCCGAACAATGTGTATTTCTTCCCTTCTTCACATAATAATCCGGGTACCCGTTACACCTGA
- a CDS encoding PKD domain-containing protein — protein MRFYPTGDNLSGTEYFWNFGDGDTSTEISPWHYYNQSGMYYVCLEVYDTTSSGTCYASWCDSVYVVPVIPTCNAEFSFRLHQETRIVCTSSHR, from the coding sequence TTGCGCTTCTACCCTACCGGGGACAATTTATCCGGAACAGAATATTTCTGGAACTTTGGAGATGGAGATACATCTACAGAAATAAGTCCATGGCATTATTACAACCAGAGTGGAATGTATTATGTGTGTCTGGAAGTATATGACACAACCAGTTCCGGAACATGTTACGCTTCATGGTGTGATAGTGTATATGTTGTACCGGTTATTCCGACCTGCAATGCGGAATTTTCTTTTCGGTTGCATCAGGAAACACGGATAGTCTGCACTTCATCGCACCGGTGA
- a CDS encoding PKD domain-containing protein: MIVYAVPVPPSCEPEFGYYVSLNPDSVHFYHSGNNSPSAHYSWDFGDGTYSTDINPWHLYPVDGVYYACLTVSDTTVGGICSATWCDSVRAQPIPPSCDPEFVYYSISNPDSIQFFPIGSNFSSAHYSWTFGDGGTSTLMNPWHLYAQNGMYYVCLTISDSNSVGVCSNTWCDSVRAMPAPPSCVAEFVYATSINADSVQFFPTGGNVSGTNYSWDFGDGNHSTDITPWNVYPQNGIYYVCLTVSNSTAGGTCSETFCDSVRAIPAVPPCEAEFAYYSLTNIDSVHFSALGNNLPGANYSWDFGDGSFSSDMNTWHYYTIHGVFQVCLTVTDTTAGGTCSATFCDSVHVVPILHPVLPSSPILLWVIPTVCASTLPGTIYPEQNISGTLEMEIHLQK, encoded by the coding sequence GTGATAGTGTATGCAGTTCCGGTTCCTCCTTCCTGTGAACCTGAGTTCGGATATTATGTATCGCTAAATCCTGACAGTGTGCATTTTTACCATTCAGGAAACAACTCGCCATCGGCACATTATTCATGGGATTTTGGCGATGGAACGTATTCAACTGACATCAACCCATGGCACCTGTATCCCGTGGATGGAGTTTATTATGCATGTCTCACTGTAAGCGACACTACTGTAGGGGGAATCTGTTCAGCTACGTGGTGTGACAGTGTCAGAGCACAACCCATACCTCCATCCTGTGATCCGGAATTTGTCTACTATTCAATCAGCAATCCTGACAGCATTCAGTTTTTCCCGATTGGAAGTAATTTCAGCAGTGCGCATTATTCATGGACATTTGGTGATGGCGGAACTTCCACACTTATGAATCCATGGCACTTGTATGCACAGAACGGGATGTATTATGTTTGTCTGACCATAAGCGATTCCAATTCAGTTGGTGTATGTTCAAATACGTGGTGTGATAGTGTCCGCGCAATGCCGGCTCCACCAAGTTGTGTAGCGGAATTTGTTTATGCGACTTCGATCAATGCTGACAGTGTTCAGTTTTTCCCAACCGGAGGAAATGTGAGCGGAACAAATTACTCATGGGATTTTGGTGATGGAAATCACTCAACAGATATTACGCCCTGGAATGTTTACCCGCAAAATGGAATTTACTATGTATGTCTGACAGTAAGTAATTCCACAGCCGGTGGTACCTGCTCTGAAACCTTCTGCGACAGTGTAAGGGCGATTCCTGCTGTTCCACCGTGTGAAGCGGAATTTGCATACTATTCTCTTACCAATATCGACAGTGTTCATTTTTCTGCTCTTGGCAATAATTTACCCGGAGCAAATTATTCCTGGGATTTTGGAGACGGAAGTTTTTCTTCTGACATGAATACCTGGCATTATTATACCATCCATGGTGTATTCCAGGTTTGTCTGACGGTTACTGATACAACGGCAGGTGGAACATGTTCAGCCACATTCTGTGACAGCGTGCATGTTGTTCCAATCCTCCATCCTGTATTGCCGAGTTCTCCTATTTTACTTTGGGTAATCCCGACAGTTTGCGCTTCTACCCTACCGGGGACAATTTATCCGGAACAGAATATTTCTGGAACTTTGGAGATGGAGATACATCTACAGAAATAA
- a CDS encoding PKD domain-containing protein — protein MFIFSAFSQSINPWHLYSQDGVYYVCLSVYDSTSGGTCSSTWCDSVRAIPGPPACEAEFSYYNSTSNADSVHFFTVGTNLYGAQFTWNFGDGNYSTSTNPWHAYAQDGVYFACLTVYDSTSGGTCTATFCDSVRAIHAAPECDAQFSSYYLNNPDSVHFIAPSNPVGSTYFWDFGDGSFDGTSNPWHQYDNPGVYLVCLTVYDSTAYGTCTQTWCDSVHAVPPPPQCDAQFSYYPRTNADSIHFIPATNPVGSSYTWNFGDGNFSSAINPWHLYAQDGVYYVCLTVYDSTSGGTCSSTWCDSVRAMPLPPSCDAQFAYYLSNNPDSVHFISPANPIGSLYNWDFGDGNISNSSNPWHLYANDGMYYVCLTVYDSTSGGTCSSTWCDSVRAMPLPPECDAQFAYYLGTNPDSVHFMPATNPVGSSYTWSFGDGTFSTNVNPWHLYPQDGVYYVCLTVYDSTSGGTCSSTWCDSVHAVPTPPSCDAQFAYYSMSNPDSVHFFPTGNNNAGAQYTWDFGDGTFSNTFQPWHLYAQDGVYYVCLTVHDSSSAGTCTSIWCDSVSAIPFPPSCDAEFISYSVSNPDSVHFFSIGNNLAGSNYYWNFGDGTYSTSINPWHYYTQHGTYYVCLSVTDSTSGGTCSALWCDSVRAVPVPPECDAQFGYYSAVTIDSVHFIAPSNPAGTTYTWDFGDGTFSTDTSPWHLYAQNGVYFVCLTVYDSTAGGTCTSTHCDSVYVIPVPPECDAQFAYYSITES, from the coding sequence GTGTTCATTTTTTCTGCGTTTAGTCAAAGTATCAATCCATGGCATTTGTATTCTCAGGATGGAGTTTACTATGTGTGTTTGTCTGTTTACGATTCCACTTCCGGCGGAACCTGTTCCTCAACCTGGTGCGATAGTGTGCGTGCGATTCCCGGGCCACCGGCATGTGAAGCGGAGTTTTCCTATTACAATTCAACCAGCAATGCGGATAGTGTACATTTTTTCACGGTTGGAACCAATCTTTACGGCGCGCAATTCACCTGGAATTTTGGTGACGGAAATTATTCTACAAGTACTAACCCATGGCATGCTTATGCGCAGGATGGGGTTTACTTTGCATGCCTGACAGTATACGATTCTACTTCCGGCGGAACATGTACTGCAACATTCTGTGACAGCGTTCGTGCTATTCACGCTGCGCCAGAGTGTGATGCTCAATTCTCTTCCTACTATTTAAATAATCCGGACAGTGTTCATTTCATAGCTCCATCGAATCCGGTTGGTTCGACTTATTTCTGGGACTTCGGTGACGGTTCATTTGATGGCACAAGCAATCCCTGGCATCAATATGATAATCCGGGTGTTTATCTAGTTTGTCTGACGGTTTATGATTCCACAGCTTATGGAACCTGCACACAAACATGGTGTGACAGTGTTCATGCTGTTCCTCCTCCACCACAATGTGATGCGCAGTTTTCATATTATCCGAGAACTAATGCCGATAGTATTCATTTCATTCCTGCGACAAATCCTGTCGGAAGTTCATACACCTGGAATTTTGGTGATGGAAATTTCTCATCCGCAATAAATCCATGGCATCTTTACGCACAGGACGGAGTTTATTATGTTTGTCTGACTGTATATGATTCCACTTCAGGAGGAACCTGCAGTTCTACATGGTGCGACAGTGTTCGCGCCATGCCATTGCCACCATCATGCGACGCGCAGTTCGCTTATTACCTGAGCAACAATCCCGATAGTGTACATTTCATTTCACCTGCGAATCCGATTGGAAGTTTATATAACTGGGATTTTGGTGATGGGAATATTTCCAATTCATCAAATCCATGGCATTTGTATGCAAACGATGGCATGTACTATGTCTGTCTGACTGTATACGATTCCACTTCGGGAGGAACCTGTTCTTCCACCTGGTGTGATAGTGTTCGTGCAATGCCACTTCCACCGGAATGTGATGCACAGTTTGCGTATTACCTTGGAACAAATCCCGACAGCGTACATTTCATGCCGGCAACAAATCCTGTCGGAAGTAGTTACACCTGGAGTTTTGGAGATGGCACTTTCTCAACCAATGTTAACCCATGGCATTTGTACCCTCAGGACGGAGTATACTATGTTTGTCTGACGGTTTATGATTCCACTTCCGGAGGAACTTGTTCTTCCACATGGTGCGATAGTGTACATGCTGTTCCGACTCCTCCTTCCTGTGATGCTCAATTTGCGTATTATTCAATGAGCAATCCTGACAGTGTTCACTTTTTCCCGACCGGCAATAACAATGCAGGTGCGCAATACACCTGGGATTTTGGAGATGGAACTTTTTCGAATACTTTCCAGCCCTGGCATTTGTATGCACAGGATGGAGTGTATTATGTTTGTCTGACGGTGCATGATTCATCCTCCGCAGGAACCTGTACTTCCATCTGGTGCGACAGCGTTTCCGCTATTCCTTTTCCGCCATCATGTGATGCTGAATTCATTTCCTATTCTGTTTCCAATCCGGACAGCGTTCATTTTTTCTCTATCGGAAATAATCTGGCCGGTAGTAATTATTACTGGAATTTTGGAGACGGTACATATTCAACCAGCATCAATCCATGGCATTATTACACGCAACATGGAACATATTACGTTTGCCTGTCGGTAACCGATTCTACATCCGGTGGCACTTGTTCGGCTTTATGGTGTGATAGTGTGCGCGCGGTTCCTGTTCCGCCGGAATGCGATGCGCAATTTGGCTATTACTCAGCAGTTACAATTGACAGTGTTCATTTTATTGCGCCATCAAATCCTGCGGGAACAACTTATACCTGGGACTTTGGTGATGGAACATTTTCAACGGATACCAGTCCGTGGCATTTGTATGCACAGAATGGGGTATATTTTGTTTGCCTTACTGTATATGATTCAACAGCGGGAGGCACTTGTACTTCCACTCATTGTGACAGTGTATACGTGATTCCTGTACCACCGGAATGTGATGCCCAATTCGCGTATTATTCAATAACAGAATCCTGA
- a CDS encoding PKD domain-containing protein translates to MHLLSSANNQSGTQYNWDFGDGNTSSAANPWHLYAQDGVYFVCLTVQNTTAGGSCSNTWCDSVHAVPQPPVCDAEFAYYPTANADSVHFYPPVNTAGATYSWNFGDGGTSTAQYPWHQYAQNGMYFVCLTVQNSNSSGSCSSTWCDSVRAIPEPPVCDANFAYYVSINPDSVHFFAPANPTGATYTWSFGDGNNSGGSNPWHYYAQDGTYFVCLTVSNSNAGGSCSSSWCDSVHAVPPPPECDATFSYYPGVNPDSVHFFCV, encoded by the coding sequence GTGCATTTATTATCTTCGGCAAATAACCAGAGCGGAACTCAATACAACTGGGATTTTGGTGATGGCAACACATCCTCTGCCGCCAATCCATGGCATTTGTATGCGCAGGATGGAGTTTATTTCGTTTGCCTGACGGTTCAAAATACTACTGCAGGAGGAAGTTGTTCCAATACCTGGTGTGATAGTGTTCACGCTGTTCCACAACCACCGGTTTGTGATGCTGAATTCGCTTACTATCCTACAGCAAATGCAGACAGTGTTCATTTTTATCCTCCTGTCAATACTGCAGGAGCTACTTACTCCTGGAACTTTGGTGACGGTGGCACTTCCACCGCTCAGTATCCATGGCATCAATACGCGCAAAATGGAATGTACTTTGTCTGCCTGACAGTGCAAAATTCCAATTCATCAGGATCCTGTTCTTCTACCTGGTGTGACAGCGTACGCGCAATTCCTGAACCACCTGTGTGTGATGCAAATTTTGCATATTATGTTTCCATAAATCCTGACTCGGTACATTTTTTCGCTCCTGCAAATCCAACAGGCGCAACATATACTTGGAGTTTTGGTGATGGAAATAATTCCGGAGGAAGTAATCCATGGCATTACTATGCTCAGGATGGAACTTACTTTGTTTGTCTGACTGTATCAAATTCTAATGCAGGAGGTTCATGTAGTTCCTCATGGTGCGATAGTGTTCATGCAGTACCGCCACCGCCTGAATGTGACGCGACATTTTCTTATTATCCGGGAGTGAATCCTGACAGTGTTCATTTTTTCTGCGTTTAG
- a CDS encoding PKD domain-containing protein produces MKVTLQLKDLPLLMKIKTLLFTGILFFSFNTYSQPVCDAQFGSYFFSNPDSLHFVPSGGNLAGTHYTWSFGDGTFSTDQSPWHLYAQDGVYYVCLTVYDSIASGSCTDTWCDSAYAIPPPPVCDAQFSYYSISNPDSIHFIATGNNLPGATYHWDFGDGVTSAASNPWHLYPQNGTYYACLTVQTTTAGGSCSTTWCDSVHAVPQPPVCDAQFGYYTLSNPDSVHFISSANNQSGTQYSWDFGDGNTSTAANPWHLYAQDGIYFVCLSVQNTTAGGSCSNTWCDSVHAIPPPPVCNAEFAYYPTTAADSVHFYPPANDAGASYSWNFGDGGSSTAQYPWHHYTQNGMYFVCLTVQNSNLSGSCSSSWCDSVRAIPEPPVCDANFASYVSVNPDSVHFFAPANQTGATFTWSFGDGNFSSGTNPWHYYAQDGTYFVCLTVANSTAGGSCSSTWCDSIHAVQPPPDCDATFSYFASSNPDSVHFFSLGNNLSGTQYSWNFGDGAHSQSTNPWHLYAQDGVYYVCLSVYDSTSGGTCSSTWCDSARAIPPPPTCEAEFSYNTSTSNPDSVHFFSIGTNLSGAQFSWSFGDGAHSSSSNPWHEYAQDGTYYACGISILRMEFIMLA; encoded by the coding sequence ATGAAGGTGACGCTGCAGTTGAAGGATCTTCCATTGTTGATGAAGATCAAAACGCTTTTATTCACAGGAATTTTATTTTTCAGTTTCAACACTTATTCACAACCGGTTTGCGATGCACAGTTCGGAAGTTACTTTTTCAGTAATCCGGACAGTTTGCATTTTGTTCCTTCCGGAGGAAACCTTGCCGGAACGCATTATACCTGGAGTTTTGGAGACGGAACTTTTTCAACGGACCAAAGTCCATGGCATCTCTATGCACAGGATGGAGTGTATTATGTTTGTCTGACCGTTTATGATTCCATTGCCAGTGGAAGTTGTACCGATACCTGGTGTGACAGCGCTTATGCGATTCCTCCTCCTCCTGTTTGTGATGCGCAGTTTTCATATTATTCCATCAGTAATCCTGACAGCATTCATTTTATTGCAACCGGAAATAATCTTCCCGGCGCTACTTATCATTGGGATTTTGGTGATGGCGTTACATCAGCAGCATCTAATCCCTGGCATTTGTACCCGCAAAACGGAACTTACTATGCTTGTCTGACTGTTCAGACTACAACTGCCGGCGGATCTTGTTCTACAACATGGTGCGACAGTGTTCATGCTGTACCGCAACCACCGGTTTGTGATGCGCAATTCGGATATTATACTCTTAGCAATCCCGATAGTGTGCATTTCATTTCATCCGCAAATAACCAAAGTGGAACTCAATACAGCTGGGATTTCGGAGATGGAAATACATCCACCGCTGCCAATCCATGGCATTTGTATGCTCAGGATGGAATTTATTTTGTGTGTCTGTCTGTTCAAAATACAACCGCTGGTGGAAGCTGTTCAAATACCTGGTGCGACAGTGTTCACGCTATTCCACCACCGCCGGTGTGTAATGCAGAATTCGCATATTATCCTACAACTGCAGCGGACAGTGTACATTTTTATCCTCCTGCTAATGATGCCGGAGCAAGTTACTCCTGGAACTTTGGTGACGGAGGAAGTTCCACAGCACAATATCCATGGCATCATTACACACAAAATGGAATGTACTTTGTTTGTTTGACGGTTCAAAATTCCAATTTATCCGGATCCTGTTCTTCCTCCTGGTGTGACAGTGTACGTGCAATTCCTGAACCACCTGTGTGTGATGCAAATTTTGCCTCTTATGTTTCTGTGAATCCTGACTCCGTGCATTTTTTCGCGCCGGCGAATCAAACGGGCGCAACATTTACCTGGAGTTTTGGTGATGGAAATTTTTCCAGCGGAACCAACCCATGGCATTACTATGCTCAGGATGGAACATATTTTGTTTGTCTGACTGTTGCCAATTCAACAGCAGGAGGATCATGCAGCTCCACATGGTGCGACAGTATTCATGCTGTACAGCCTCCACCGGATTGTGACGCGACATTTTCATATTTTGCAAGCAGCAATCCTGACAGCGTTCATTTTTTCTCTTTGGGAAATAATCTGTCAGGAACACAATATTCCTGGAATTTCGGAGATGGGGCGCATAGCCAAAGCACCAATCCATGGCACTTGTATGCGCAGGATGGTGTCTATTATGTGTGCTTATCTGTTTACGATTCCACTTCCGGCGGAACCTGTTCCTCAACATGGTGTGATAGTGCGCGGGCGATTCCACCTCCTCCGACATGCGAAGCGGAGTTTTCTTATAATACTTCAACCAGCAATCCGGATAGTGTACATTTTTTCTCTATTGGTACGAATCTTTCGGGTGCTCAATTCTCCTGGAGTTTTGGTGACGGAGCTCATTCGTCAAGTAGTAATCCATGGCATGAATATGCACAGGATGGAACATACTATGCCTGTGGCATCTCTATCCTCAGGATGGAATTTATTATGCTTGCCTGA